A window from Anoplolepis gracilipes chromosome 15, ASM4749672v1, whole genome shotgun sequence encodes these proteins:
- the LOC140673704 gene encoding IST1 homolog, whose protein sequence is MFSSGPNYTKLKTHLRLAINRLKLLEKKKTELAQKARREIADYIAAGKTERAKIRVEHIIREDYMVEAMELLEMYCDLLLARFGLIQQMKNLDEGLAEAISTILWAAPRIQTDVQEIKVIADILTSKYGRQYTEACREEAIQTISEKLKHKMSVQSPSKLLVEKYLIEIAKNYNVDYEPDPQVMAEAQDAMLIDIGANGGELRNNLDTASGGIPHPPGFIGFPQAPLLPDPGSHSNMDSEKGASSIGFVSPTSPLSIEKDQNTPFNPASFSYNIPLDNANSNKHEDLPPPYQSDFPPDLNKQSDEKPKPQPRSKMPINNYELPDLPAVPTENNDSSANPPENDDIDFDDLMKRFEDLKKRK, encoded by the exons ATGTTCTCAAGTGGACCAAACTATACCAAGTTAAAGACACATTTACGTCTGGCGATTAATCGGCTAAAATTACTGGAGAAGAAAAAGACCGAGCTGGCACAGAAAGCACGTCGCGAGATAGCCGATTACATTGCTGCTGGCAAAACAGAGCGTGCTAAAATTCGAGTGGAGCACATTATTCGTGAGGATTACATGGTGGAGGCAATGGAACTGCTTGAGATGTATTGCGATTTGCTGCTTGCACGTTTTGGTCTTATTCAGCAGATGAA aaatcTCGACGAAGGTCTGGCAGAAGCAATATCCACTATTCTTTGGGCAGCACCTCGTATTCAAACAGACGTGCAGGAAATCAAAGTGATAGCAGACATTTTGACATCTAAGTATGGAAGACAATATACAGAAGCATGTCGAGAAGAGGCAATTCAAACAATAtcagaaaaattgaaacataAGATGAGCGTGCAGTCTCCTTCGAAATTGCTcgtggaaaaatatttgatagagATAGCCAAAAATTACAATGTGGATTATGAGCCGGATCCACAAGTAATGGCAGAAGCCCAGGACGCAATGTTAATCGACATAGGAGCCAATGGAGGAGAATTGAGGAACAATCTAGATACTGCTAGCGGAGGAATACCCCATCCACCTGGCTTTATAGGTTTCCCACAAGCGCCTTTATTGCCCGATCCTGGATCCCACTCGAATATg GATTCAGAAAAAGGCGCTTCATCTATAGGATTCGTATCTCCAACGTCTCCACTTTCGATTGAGAAGGATCAGAATACTCCTTTCAATCCTGCTTCATTTTCATATAACATACCTTTGGATAATGCTAACTCGAATAAACAC gaGGATCTGCCACCACCATACCAATCTGATTTTCCACCTGATTTAAACAAACag tcgGATGAAAAACCGAAACCTCAACCAAGATCTAAAATGCCAATAAACAACTATGAACTCCCGGATTTGCCCGCAGTACCAACAGAGAATAATGATTCGTCTGCAAATCCGCCTGAGAATGATGATATTGATTTCGATGACTTGATGAAACGATTTGAAGATTTAAAGAAAAGGAAGTAA